Genomic DNA from Vanrija pseudolonga chromosome 3, complete sequence:
TCTTCGGCGCCGTCCCGGTCAGACCCCAGGGACGAACGCCGTGAACCACGCGACGCTCCACCACATGTACCGCAGGCGCGCGCACCAGACCGTGCTGAACCGCATTCTCAGCCCAAGTATGGACCTGGTGCTCCTCGTGCGAATGGTGTGgagagctcgtcgagcggtCCGTCCAATGCGCCAGGTCCTGCTTACGGTCCgaacgccgcccgccactcTGCACCAGCTGGACCATCTCGCTCAGACCCGAGGGACGACCGCCGACGTGACCCGCCGCCACACACGCGAGTAGAACTGAGAGAAGATCGCCGTGGGCCGCGCGATctcccgccgcggccccaaCAAGACGCGCGAGACGACCGCCGTCCGCGCGATGCGCCGCCCCATGTGCGCAGCGATGACCGTGCTGAGCCCTTGCAGAGGGATGAACGCCGTGGGGGCCGGGACGCCCCTCCCCACACGGCGCCAGACGTGCGAGATGACCGCCGTGGGTCGCGTGACCCGCCGCCTCGTGGTGGCCCCGCTCAGGATGACCGCCGAACGCGCGACCCTCCGCCTCATGCTCCACAGTCGCAAGACTCGAGAGATGATCGCCGTACGGCTAGGGATGCCCCGCCCCGTGGAGCACCCCCTCGTGATCCCCCGCCCCGCGGACCGCCCCAGAAGACTCGCCGTGACGATGATCGTCGTGGGCCAAGGGACGCGCCAACTAATGGGCCCTCGCGCGATGCTGACCGTGGCGATACTCGCCCCGACTCTCGCGCCAATGCTCCAAAGTATGGTCCAAATGCGCCTCGCCAGGGTGAACCAGACCGCCCATCAACCGCCTCTGCGCCGGCCTATGGTCCGAACGCGCGGAACGGGTCGTCCGGGCCTGGCCCTGCAGATggaccgccgcgcgcctaCGGTCCTGGATCAGCGTCAGACGGCCGTCTGAGTGAGCCCCGTGGGCGTGGACCGCCGGGGTCCGGACGCCCTGGCCCGCCGCCTGGCCCGCCGCGAGACGACCGGGGGCCGCGCGACcgcggtggccgccgccgatggtGAGTTGGAGCGTGCTAGGCTTGGACTGAGCCCCCAGATTGTTACGTTCTAGAGCACAGGGCGGCTGTAGAGCACGGGGGTAGGGTTGGCGAATCGGCAATAGCATATGCATGGTGTGTAATACAATTGTCTAAACAGGTGTGTGGCATTATAAAGTGTTCGAGTTTAGGCATTCGTGGTATTGCGCCAATGATGTCAGGCTCTCTTATCGGGAGGGATCGCCGTCCgcgtgccgagcgagcggggcaGGGTGATCCGCGCGTGGGCTAGCGCCTCATCTCGGACATGATTGACAGCCGCAAGCGCCGCGTTAACGGCGTGTTTTAAGCACAAGGTGGCGAACAGTTGGCAATCTCACGACGTGCACCGCGTGGTCTACATCTACTAGCGCGAGGTGGAGTACAAGGGGGTGCAAGTCATGTGAAGGGGTATCGTCCTCATGTGGCACCAGTCACCAATGTGTCGTCTCGTCGAGATAAACACCTGGCGGGGTATAAATACCGGCGTGtgcgtctcctcgtcgatgcAACAACAGtaacagcaacaacaacaacaacaagatGCCTCTCACCACGTCGACGTGAGTCCTCCTGCCTCGCACCGCTCACCCCACCCTAGCTTTGAGACCCTCGCTGCCGatctcgcggcggcgcccccCGGCCCCGTGTACGTCCTCTTCTCGTCCACCGAGCGCAACGGCAAGAAGTGGTGTCCGGGGTGTAACGAGATCGAGCCGGACATTCAGCGCGTGTTCGCCAACGGGCCTCACCGTGAGCTCGCCCTTCGTCTTCTCCGCTGACAACAGACGCCCTGGCGCTCTACCTCGACTTCAGCGAGTGCGTCGCTCACGACGGCCCCACTAGCCGATGCGTACACTGACACGGCGCAGCTTTGACGAGGGCCAGTGGCCGCAGGAGGAGTGggcgctgcgcggcgtgccgacggTCTACCGCGTCGAGAACGGCAAGCCGACCGTCTTCCTCATGGAAGACGCCGTGCCGTTCcccggcgccctcgacgcgctcgtcaccCCAGACGCGGCCGCCTACGAGGCGTACCTGCAGGAGCACTCCCCGCTGTATGTagacacggcgacgcgctgggcCTGGACCCGCGAGGACTGGgaccgcgaggaggcggccgggAAGGCTAAtcgcgagcgcaagcgccagcgcgaggtcgtcgtcgcggcgcaggctGCCGCGCGCAAGCGTGCCGCTGAAgagggcggtggtgcggCCAAGGAGCCGGAGACGGTGGCGTGCACGCGCACCTCTTGTGCTTAGTTTATGAATGTGATTGACCGTCGACGGAGGGCGTCACTGTGGCGGATGTTTGCGCAGTGGCATGTGGCAGTGCCCACTCTGCGCGCATTTGCATTTGCCTTTCTTGGTGTTGTTGTATGAGAAGATGCACCACAGCGAGAACCAACGCCCACTGTTACCGCCATTTGAGCCGTCGTACAGTACCTTCGCAGTGGGTTGTGAGCAAAGATGACTGTATTCTAGTCATCCTGCTCTCGGTCGAAGCTCACGTGATGGTGCGGCATCGTGGCGCCAAACATGGCAGGCGGTACAAATAGCCGGGCGGGTTAGTGTTGTTCCCACAGCAACCACCATGCCCCTCATCACGTCGAGGTGAGCGCCGGCATGACGCCACTGACCCCAGCTTTGAcaccctcgctgccgacctcaaggccgcGCCCCCCGGGCCAGTGTACATGCTCTTCTCCTCCACCGAGGTGGACGGGGAGCGGTGGTGTCCGCCGTGCGCCATGATCGAGCCCGACGTGAAGCGCGTGTTTGAGAACGGGCCTGCGTGTGGGTCGAGCTGAGCGGCGCAATCGCTGACCTTAGACGCGCTGGCAATCTACATGGGCTTTGAGGAGTGCGTTTAGCTCAAGTAGCCCCTGTTGACATCAGCTTCGACACAGACATCTGGCCGCAGCAGGAGTGGTTCCTGAACGGCGTCCCGGCGCTGTACCGCGTCGAGAACGGCGAGCCGACCGCCTTCCTCCTGTTTTCGGATGCGTTCGAGTTCGGCCctgcgctcgacgccttTGCCGCCTCTCCAGAGGCGTATGAAACGTTTCTCGAGGAGAACGACGAGGAGTACGTTGACGCGCCTACGCGCCTCGCTTGGGTCCGTGAGGACTatgagcgcgagctggcggccgcGAAGGCTATGGGCGAGGTGCATAtgcgtcgcgccgaggtgcgGGCCGCACAGGCTGCTGCTAGGCACAAGGCAAGGGGCGAAGTGGAGGGAGAAGAGCCGCCCGCTGCTGGGGAGACGGCGAAGACGGCTTCAGTGTGCACGCCCGCCACTTGCTCGTAGCTCGTAGCTTATGAACATGGACGTcgcttcggcgccgaggcaaCCCTGAGGCCTGAGGgccccgcgacggcgtcgcgtaCACCTACCTGAGCGATCGAGCGGCGATCTGCTGCACCACAGGCAGCTGTGATGGTGACCACtgcgggcgagggcagccGACAACCCCTTCGAGACTCGGCCCACTGAGTGAGATGTGgcagggcgcgcgcgctccgcccaGCCTGACGAgggcttggcggcggagATAGCGGTGGGACGCCTGGTACACTGCCTATAGGATATTGCCTGTTTCCGCCAAACTAGCACGACCGCGGGCGGCTATGCATGCAACTCTGTGACTCGTCTCAGCAAGTCTACCTATACCCCGCCGCATGCACCGCCATCTCGTTGCCCACTGCagttggtggcggcgggatGAATTGCGCCGCCAAGTGGCCCAGACTCGAGTTGAGTGCGGGTGCCACATGTCCGCCACGCGAGTTGGCCAGGGCAGGGGGCGGCAGTACGGTGGTGCATCGTCGTCACcccctggctggctggtcgcTCGTTGCTGCGGGTCACtcatcacgccgccgcgacacgGTCCTCGACTCACACTCTGTCCACCTTCACACTTGTACAACTAGACCCTAGACAGCACCCAGACACTGCTGCATCGCAGCAGCCCTTCACGCCGCCCAACATGTCCCTCCCCATGCACCTCCGTGCATACACGGAGAAGACAAAGGACGAGCTCAACCGCGAGTTCTTCAACGTTCCGACCCCCGACCAGCTGCCCGCGCCGTCAGAACCGCCCCAGGTCGTCAAGCCCGCCAGAGGCACGCGCACCCCCGTCGGGAGCGCGGCCGGCCTCCAGAGCATGGACATCAACGCCGTGCTGTcggtcgagggcaaggaggaggtcTATGTGAGTAGCCCTTGCGAGGAGCGGAGCGGGGGCTcgggtcgtcgacggcgcgcccgtACCGCACGGCACCGCTCCAACCTCGAGATGGAGATAACGCTGACACGACGCAGGCTGGCAagctctccctcctccccccgtTCCTCTGCTTCATCTCAAACGACCGTAGATCGTGCCGGTGTACACTCCCGCTGTACACCATCCGTCGTGTCGAGAGGTACGTTCGTCTGCGCGCACGATctgcgatgcgcgcgcgcccccatctgctcggcgccatcaaCTAACGCGCTCAGGTTAAACTCGCGTGCCGGTGTCTTTGCCCTTTCGCTGGCGACGTGGCATGGCCTGAGGATCGTGCGTCGACTGAGCGGCGCCGCGTGCACGGCCGTGTGAGACTGACGCCGCCCAGATCCTCCAGTTGACCTCGCTCCTGCCCACTGCCGAGCACTTTGCGATTCTGCTCCGCGATGCGCTCAAGTCGCAGGTGAGTGCGGTCGCGGGTGCATCTGCGTATCAACACTGACGTCCCAGCTCGGTGAGATgaaggcgctcaaggcgttCACCCCTTCCCTTTACTCCGAGTACCTCCTCAACCCGAATAGTGAGAGTGACGCGCTCGGCTCCCtgatcgaggtcgacggccacgagcttggcgagggcgacctcCGAGGGCCTGGTGGTGAGGGCCGCGGCAAGTACGAGCGCGGTCTTGGTGAGATCTTCGGTTTCCCGGGTGACGCGCGCAAGATGCGTGAGAGGAGTAAGATGAAGCTCTGGCGCGAGTACTTTATCGTCCATGGACGTAACATGACGCGTGAGTCGTAGCTTGCTGGCAAGTACTGATCCTAGTTCTCCGATATCCACCATTCCAGCGTCTGCTGCAGGTCGGTCTCCCGTCGAGACTGCGAGGAGAGCTGTGGGAGGTCATGTCGGGCTCGATTTGTAAGTGATTCGCAAGTGCATGCTCTAACAGCAGACCTTCGCTTCGCCAACCCCAAGACGTACCAGCTCCTGCTGTCCGAGAACGCCGGCAAGAGCTCGCAGTCAACGGACGAGATCGAGAAGGACCTGAATCGTTCGCTCCCAGAGTACAAGGCTTATCAagccgaggagggcctcgCGCGTCTCCgtcgcgtcctcgtcgcgtaCTCGTTCCGAAACCCCGAACTCGGCTACTGCCAGGCGCTCAACATTGTCGTTGCCGGTCTCCTCATCTACATGTCTGAGGAGCAGGCATTCTGGCTACTTGAGGTTCTGTGCGACCGGATACTGCCCGGCTACTACTCGCCGTCGATGGAGGGCACATTACTCGACCAGCGTGTCTTCGAGTCACTCGTCAAGAGATGCCTGCCCATCATCCACGACCActtcaaggccgtcgacgtgCAGATCTCGGTCGCGTCGCTCCCCTGGTTCCTCTCCCTCTACATCAACTCCCTTCCCCTCATCTTTGCTTTCCGCATCGTCGACTGTGTCCTCGCCATGGGCGCAAAGGTGCTGTTCCAGATCGGCCTTGCCATCCTCAAGATCAATGGCGAGGCTCTCCTCGAGgtcaccgacgacggcatgTTCATCAACCTCATGCGCAACTACTTCTCTACCATTGGCGAGTCTGCCCACCCCAACCACCCCGACCCTCGCGTTCGCAACATCACCAACTTCCAGGAGCTCTTGGTTGTCGCCTTCCGCGAGTTCAACGTCATCACTGACGAAACGATCGTCACTGAGCGCAGGCGACTTAGGGCCATCATTGCCGACGAGATTGAAAAGTTCTCCAAGCGTGCGGCGGTCCGCAACCTCAAGAACGTCGGGCGCTTCTCCAAGGAGTCGGTCGGTATCATCTACGACCATTACTTTGCTGCCGTGTgctcggccgaggcgagcggcgctgCGACACCCATCCCCGTTCCTGGCCAGCTCGACCCTCCTCGTATCGCTGTCGATGCGCAGGGCCGCGTGGAAACCCGCATCGACTTGCGCACGTTCAAGACCTTGCTCGCGGGCATTGCGACGTGGGCCCGTGAGGAGACTGTGACCACCAACGCCTTCATGCAGCGCACCGAGCGACGCGTTGCCGACCACGAAATGATTGACCGCCTGTTCTTCAACTGGGACTCGCAAAAGGTCGGAACGCTGTCGCTTCAGGATGTCGTTATgggcctcga
This window encodes:
- the AN11010 gene encoding Putative GTPase-activating protein, with product MSLPMHLRAYTEKTKDELNREFFNVPTPDQLPAPSEPPQVVKPARGTRTPVGSAAGLQSMDINAVLSVEGKEEVYAGKLSLLPPFLCFISNDRRSCRCTLPLYTIRRVERLNSRAGVFALSLATWHGLRIILQLTSLLPTAEHFAILLRDALKSQLGEMKALKAFTPSLYSEYLLNPNSESDALGSLIEVDGHELGEGDLRGPGGEGRGKYERGLGEIFGFPGDARKMRERSKMKLWREYFIVHGRNMTLLRYPPFQRLLQVGLPSRLRGELWEVMSGSIYLRFANPKTYQLLLSENAGKSSQSTDEIEKDLNRSLPEYKAYQAEEGLARLRRVLVAYSFRNPELGYCQALNIVVAGLLIYMSEEQAFWLLEVLCDRILPGYYSPSMEGTLLDQRVFESLVKRCLPIIHDHFKAVDVQISVASLPWFLSLYINSLPLIFAFRIVDCVLAMGAKVLFQIGLAILKINGEALLEVTDDGMFINLMRNYFSTIGESAHPNHPDPRVRNITNFQELLVVAFREFNVITDETIVTERRRLRAIIADEIEKFSKRAAVRNLKNVGRFSKESVGIIYDHYFAAVCSAEASGAATPIPVPGQLDPPRIAVDAQGRVETRIDLRTFKTLLAGIATWAREETVTTNAFMQRTERRVADHEMIDRLFFNWDSQKVGTLSLQDVVMGLDRVMSAGLMESIEWFFELHDKDGDGYLTKDEVIRLSESLLFIFRNEPGDIYLAAVSRFILNAYEFGDATAPESSLPPPENQVPHNGDEQTASQSRERSDSAAGPHNLPYLSLATFRMVVLADELLENFFGNDLAASFRLEDAEQEDYHQTHAKPDGLLGGLVNLVVNDENKSRFNRLADGIGSALGKHAEWRKPSLSKADPNAPAPIEVRARESLLTPSQKNRDRSASQASQASFVSNKTSGSSSTVNTLNTESRGGLADVEARYREESEMVRAAQEAVMHRPNFAIDAIGDSDDEGETPDDDAGVMDEVEAFLKEHGGDDDGAVKGAEKKVAKDLLKAEPMGAGGAGSSAKRTTGDLVDL